The proteins below are encoded in one region of Anaerolineales bacterium:
- a CDS encoding cupin domain-containing protein, which yields MSVLRWRGPRPLDRIALTRGISALELDGYTWSNAPGDSYPPHAHPYDKVVIVLEGSIAFALPEVDRDILLQEGDRLELHAGIVHSAVVGGQGVTCWEAQRAVG from the coding sequence GTGAGTGTGCTGCGATGGCGCGGACCGAGACCCCTGGACCGCATCGCCCTGACGCGCGGGATCTCGGCCCTGGAGTTGGACGGCTACACCTGGAGCAACGCCCCCGGGGACAGCTATCCGCCTCACGCCCATCCCTATGACAAGGTCGTCATCGTGCTCGAGGGCTCCATAGCCTTCGCTCTGCCCGAGGTTGACCGAGACATCTTGCTTCAGGAAGGGGACCGGCTTGAGCTCCATGCCGGAATCGTGCATTCCGCCGTCGTGGGCGGGCAAGGAGTGACCTGCTGGGAGGCACAGCGGGCGGTTGGCTAG